A genomic window from Silene latifolia isolate original U9 population chromosome Y, ASM4854445v1, whole genome shotgun sequence includes:
- the LOC141628400 gene encoding uncharacterized protein LOC141628400, producing the protein MAYLDVANELKIRFATFNIKQIPRDQNAEANALATLGATFKAGTISTIPIVHMLEQATLKSQQEAEMKSTPRNPQSNGQAESRNKIIVENLKKKLEEIGGKWAEELPLVLWADRTTPKVATGQTPFSLVFGAEAVIPSEVRVPTYRYGCITEDRN; encoded by the exons ATGGCATACCTAGACGTAGCAAATGAGCTGAAAATCAGATTTGCCACGttcaacatcaagcaaatcccCAGGGACCAGAATGCAGAAGCAAATGCACTAGCCAccctgggggcaaccttcaaagCAGGAACCATCTCCACGATACCAATTGTCCATATGCTGGAGCAAGCAACACTAAAATCTCAGCAGGAAGCAGAAATG AAATCTACTCCTAGAAACCCCCAGTCCAACGGACAAGCGGAATCCAGAAATAAGATTATCGTGGAAAACTTGAAAAAGAAGCTGGAGGAGATTGGGGGAAAATGGGCAGAAGAGCTACCTCTGgttctctgggctgacagaaccacacccAAGGTTGCAACGGGGCAAactcccttcagcctggtgtttggagcagaagcagtcattccatccgAAGTTAGGGTCCCAACctacagatatggatgcataacagaAGATCGGAATTAG
- the LOC141628402 gene encoding uncharacterized protein LOC141628402 translates to MEVYIDDMVIKSKQTSQHHQHLAETFNTLRKYQMKLNPTKCTFGVSSGKFLGKSQRFEWTDDHEKSFQELKRYLNTPPLLSKPEPGEPLFLYLSVTEAAVSVVLVREQEGSQHLVYYINKSLLPAETGYTSLEKLVLALVTASHKLRPYFESYTIFVITNYRLKTIMRKPELSGRMAKWSVHLSGYDLKFEPRTAIKSKALADFVSDFCPALQTQAEQDILNLEEDKGEQVWELHVDGASNAKGAGVGLVLKTPQGDLIVQVVRCEFKATNNEAEYESLILGPKAARIENRHLRFCGDSKLIVNHVNDCYEARDPKMMAYLDVAKELKIRFVTFNIKQIPKDHNAEANALATLGVTFKAATISTIPIVYVLEPATLKSQQEPEKVCSTSSEENTPDWRKPYLDWLQNDVLPVDKKEWRMWKPCERRALSNKARGGDTSPTMRKDAMEFAKDATLVRGTPTLATSQQSLCTRLSRHGPS, encoded by the exons atggaagtatacatagacgatatggtcATCAAATCGAAGCAGACTTCACAGCACCATCAGCACCTGGCAGAAACTTTCAATACCCTCAGGAAATATCAAATGAAGCTGAATCCGACAAAGTGTACCTTCGGGGTATCTAGTGGAAAATTTCTGGG aaaaagccaaagatttgAGTGGACGGATGATCATGAGAAATCATTTCAGGAGCTGAAACGTTATCTCAACACCCCACCACTCCTGTCGAAGCCAGAGCCAGGAGAGCCACTATTCCTGTACCTGTCAGTCACAGAAGCAGCAGTCAGTGTAGTACTAGTACGAGAGCAGGAAGGGTCACAGCATCTAGTATATTACATCAATAAGTCTCTGCTTCCAGCAGAGACCGGGTACACGTCACTAGAAAAACTTGTCCTTGCACTAGTTACTGCATCCCATAAATTGCGTCCCTACTTCGAGTCATATACAATTTTTGTGATAACTAACTATCGCCTCAAAACTATCATGAGAAAACCAGAATTATCAGGAAGGATGGCTAAATGGTCCGTGCACTTGAGCGGTTATgatttgaagtttgaaccccGTACGGCCATAAAGTCTAAGGCTCTGGCAGACTTTGTGTCTGACTTCTGCCCAGCACTCCAGACCCAGGCAGAACAGGACATTCTGAATCTGGAAGAAGATAAAGGGGAACAAGTATGGGAGCTACATGTGGACGGAGCCTCCAATGCCAAAGGAGCAGGAGTAGGACTGGTCCTCAAGACACCCCAGGGAGATCTCATAGTCCAGGTTGTacgatgtgaattcaaagccacaaacaacgaagcagaatatgagtCACTGATCCTGGGTCCGAAGGCGGCTCGGATCGAAAATCGACACCTTCGGTTTTGCGGTGATTCTAAGCTTATAGTTAACCATGTTAATGACTGCTATGAGGCCAGGGATCCCAAGATGATGGCATATCTAGACGTAGCAAAGGAGCTGAAAATCAGATTTGTCACGttcaacatcaagcaaatcccCAAGGACCATAATGCAGAAGCAAACGCACTAGCCACCCTGGGGGTAACCTTCAAGGCAGCAACTATCTCCACAATACCAATTGTCTACGTGCTGGAGCCAGCAACACTAAAATCTCAGCAGGAACCAGAAAAGGTGTGTAGCACCAGCAGTGAAGAAAATACTCCAGACTGGAGAAAACCCTACCTAGACTGGTTGCAGAATGACGTCCTACCAGTTGATAAAAAGGAG tggagaatgtggaaaccatgcgagAGGCGAGCCCTGTCTAACAAGGCACGAGGCGGGGATACTTCgcccacaatgcgcaaagatgccATGGAGTTTGCAAAAGATGCGACGCTTGTCAGAGGCACGCCCACGttagccaccagccagcagagcctctgCACCAGGTTATCTCGCCATGGCCcttcatga
- the LOC141628399 gene encoding uncharacterized protein LOC141628399: MCKGLGSTLSGAALQWFVGLPNKSISSFADLVNAFNQQFASSRKAEKQTSDLYRIVQGFKESTRDYLNRFNKEKVAIPRCDIATAIQAFRRGLHQDSDHYKDLTKHPCTTFKEVQTKVIAVMRLEENSAPIKGIYDLDPVSRKAPEEKKSERPKPYSRSVNRVSGNAEGKSEADLPPKVSEYGFTTNLVGLLKALKELGRRVKWPKLPEGNPSSRKDTGKKCEFHGSNTHDTDEYHSLRKEVKFHYDQGNLDHLLPRNTTRVNSADQVLPSPPPQCTRTVNVITGGSELCGLTYSAAKRHATRTKGDRPESSCGINRQNLPSVTFDETDAGFALEQHHDVLIITLPIGNCEVKKILVDTGSSLNLIMLETLKVMGFTEKDLAKKAVPLVGFSGETKHSLGEIVILTYAGGVNKQDLPIRGW; encoded by the exons atgtgcaaaggattagGATCAACCTTGTCAGGAGCAGCCCTGCAGTGGTTCGTCGGCCTGCCAAATAAGAGTATATCCAGCTTCGCCGACCtagtcaatgccttcaaccagcagttcgccaGCAGCAGAAAGGCGGAGAAGCAGACCAGTGACCTCTACCGGATAGTGCAAGGGTTCAAGGAGTCCACCCGTGATTACTTGAAtaggttcaacaaggagaaggtggctATCCCAAGATGtgatatagcaaccgctatacaagccttccgccgAGGACTGCACCAGGATTCAGATCACTACAAGGATCTGACGAAGCACCCTTGTACCACCTTTAAGGAAGTACAGACAAAGGTAATTGCTGTCATGAGATTGGAGGAAAATTCTGCACCAATTAAAGGCATCTATGATTTAGACCCAGTATCCAGAAAAGCTCCAGAAGAAAAGAAGAGTGAAAGGCCCAAGCCCTATAGTAGGAGCGTGAACAGAGTCTCTGGAAATGCTGAAGGAAAGAGCGAAGCAGATCTGCCTCCGAAAGTAAGTGAGTATGGTTTTACTACCAATCTTGTAGGACTATTAAAAGCCTTGAAGGAGCTGGGACGCAGAGTCAAATGGCCAAAGCTTCCTGAAGGAAACCCCAGCAGCAGAAAGGACACAGGcaagaagtgtgaattccatgGCAGCAACACCCACGACACCGATGAATACCACTCCCtcagaaaggaagtcaaattccacTATGATCAAGGAAACCTGGATCACCTCCTACCCAGAAACACAACCAGAGTAAACTCAGCAGATCAGGTTCTGCCATCTCCTCCTCCTCAATGCACTAGAACTGTGAATGTTATTACAGGTGGATCGGAGCTGTGTGGGCTGACATATTCAGCAGCAAAGAGGCACGCAACCAGAACTAAAGGAGATAGACCAGAAAGCTCCTGCGGGATTAACCGCCAGAATCTGCCGTCAGTCACCTTTGACGAAACAGATGCAGGGTTTGCTCTAGAACAGCACCACGATGTTTTAATCATCACGCTTCCTATAGGAAATTGCGAGGTGAAAAAGATCTTGGTGGACACCGGAAGCTCCCTCAACTTAATCATGCTAGAGACGCTCAAAGTCATGGGCTTCACCGAGAAGGATCTAGCAAAGAAGGCAGTTCCCTTGGTTGGTTTCAGTGGCGAAACAAAGCACTCCTTGGGAGAAATCGTCATCCTGACCTATGCCGGAGGTGTAAACAAGCAG GATCTACCTATCAGAGGGTGGtaa
- the LOC141628401 gene encoding uncharacterized protein LOC141628401: protein MRLEEDAAPVRGTYDSDPVSRIAPAKKKSERPKPYRRSVNRVSGNSEGKSEADLPPKVSEYGFTTNLAGLFKALKELGRRVKWPKLPEGNPSSRKDTGKKCEFHGSNTHDTDECHSLRKEVKFHYDQGNLDHLLPRNTTRVNSADQVLPSPPPHFTRTVNVITGGSKLCGLTYSTAKRHATRNKGDRPESSCRINHQNLPSVTFDETDVGSAPEQHHDALIITLPIGNCKVRKILVDTGSSVNLIMMETLKGMGLAEKDLAKKAIPLVGFCEIPEKISFLKYE, encoded by the coding sequence ATGAGGCTGGAGGAAGACGCTGCACCCGTAAGAGGCACTTACGATTCAGACCCAGTATCCAGAATAGCTCCAGCAAAGAAGAAGAGTGAAAGACCCAAACCCTACCGCAGGAGCGTGAATAGAGTATCTGGAAATTCCGAAGGAAAGAGCGAAGCAGATCTGCCTCCGAAAGTAAGTGAGTATGGTTTTACTACCAATCTTGCAGGACTATTCAAAGCCTTGAAGGAGCTGGGACGCAGAGTCAAATGGCCAAAGCTTCCTGAAGGAAACCCCAGCAGTAGAAAGGACACAGGcaagaagtgtgaattccatgGCAGCAACACCCACGACACCGATGAATGCCACTCCCtcagaaaggaagtcaaattccacTATGACCAAGGAAACCTGGATCATCTCCTACCCAGAAACACAACCAGAGTAAACTCAGCGGATCAGGTTCTGCCATCCCCTCCTCCTCATTTCACTAGAACTGTGAATGTTATTACAGGTGGATCGAAGCTGTGTGGGCTGACCTATTCAACAGCTAAGAGGCACGCAACCAGAAATAAAGGAGACAGACCAGAAAGCTCCTGCAGGATTAACCACCAGAATCTGCCGTCAGTCACCTTTGACGAAACAGACGTAGGGTCTGCTCCAGAACAGCACCACGATGCCCTAATCATCACGCTTCCCATAGGAAATTGCAAGGTGAGGAAGATACTGGTAGATACCGGAAGCTCCGTCAACTTGATCATGATGGAGACACTCAAAGGCATGGGATTAGCCGAGAAAGATCTAGCAAAGAAGGCGATTCCCTTGGTTGGTttctgtgagatccctgaaaaaatctcctttttgaaaTATGAGTAA